One genomic window of Octopus bimaculoides isolate UCB-OBI-ISO-001 chromosome 2, ASM119413v2, whole genome shotgun sequence includes the following:
- the LOC106872736 gene encoding chitin deacetylase 1: MTRYLLFLLMVSTVKANCQQEENCYSPNCYCSNKWFPKMNVTDIPQMVYFGFDDAVNSLVSKYYDEIFTSNHSNPNGCPITMSLYVSDHYTNYRLVKKYYDAGHEIGVHSVTHTRIDTTELISKEAKQQRDNLIKYAEVKKDDIVGWRSPFLLSAGDDQPRILNNLGFKYDITLTYRGQDHNKYDIIWPSTLDFPWPYRCFLNCPRSAVKGFWQVPVIPLFDKNNKYKCTYVDGCIQPPYNETEAFDYLWNNFNNYYKSSRAPFGLNMHAAWFVYSDYRVSAVNKFLEKILALKDVYVVSVKQVLEWMKNPTPLSKLKDFKPWSCAHPKL, translated from the coding sequence atgactcgctatttattatttttattaatggttTCGACTGTCAAAGCAAATTGCCAACAAGAAGAAAATTGCTATTCCCCAAATTGCTACTGCAGCAACAAATGGTTTCCAAAAATGAACGTTACAGATATACCCCAGATGGTATACTTCGGGTTCGACGATGCAGTTAATAGCTTAGTTAGCAAATATTACGATGAAATATTCACCAGTAACCATTCTAATCCCAATGGCTGCCCAATCACGATGTCTCTTTATGTATCTGATCATTATACAAACTACAGATTAGTCAAAAAATACTATGATGCCGGTCATGAGATAGGTGTTCATAGTGTTACTCACACGAGAATAGATACTACTGAACTTATTTCAAAAGAGGCCAAACAACAAAGAGACAACCTAATTAAATATGCGGAAGTCAAGAAAGATGATATCGTTGGATGGCGAAGTCCATTTTTACTTTCAGCAGGTGATGATCAACCTCGAATATTAAACAATCTGGGATTTAAATATGATATAACACTTACTTACAGAGGACAGGATCATAATAAGTATGACATTATCTGGCCTTCTACATTAGACTTCCCTTGGCCCTATCGTTGTTTCTTAAACTGTCCGCGCAGCGCAGTTAAAGGATTCTGGCAAGTTCCTGTCATTCctttgtttgataaaaataataagtataaaTGCACGTATGTTGACGGGTGTATACAGCCACCTTACAATGAAACGGAAGCTTTCGATTACCTTTGGAATAATTTCAATAACTATTATAAGAGTTCTCGTGCCCCATTCGGCCTCAATATGCATGCTGCATGGTTTGTTTATTCGGATTACAGAGTTTCAGCAGTGaacaaatttttagaaaaaattcTTGCTTTAAAAGATGTTTATGTAGTTAGTGTTAAACAAGTATTAGAATGGATGAAAAACCCCACGCCATTATCAAAACTCAAAGATTTCAAACCATGGTCTTGCGCCCatccaaaattataa